The proteins below come from a single Gimesia alba genomic window:
- a CDS encoding antibiotic biosynthesis monooxygenase family protein — protein MHETRKMPCYAVIFRSTQTDTQQGYAEMAARMQELAQQQPGFLGLESVRSPEGKGITVSYWQDLPSIRNWKENSEHQTAQRLGKQKWYRDFTIEIAKIESVSHFPQD, from the coding sequence ATGCATGAAACGCGAAAAATGCCCTGTTATGCTGTGATTTTTAGATCAACACAGACCGATACGCAGCAGGGATACGCGGAAATGGCGGCCCGAATGCAGGAACTGGCTCAGCAACAGCCCGGATTTCTTGGCCTGGAGTCCGTTCGTTCACCAGAGGGAAAAGGAATTACCGTTTCGTACTGGCAGGATCTCCCTTCAATTCGAAACTGGAAAGAAAACTCGGAACATCAGACAGCACAACGACTTGGGAAGCAGAAATGGTATCGGGACTTTACCATTGAAATCGCCAAAATCGAATCCGTCTCCCACTTTCCCCAAGACTGA
- a CDS encoding LysR family transcriptional regulator has translation MHLRNAELFCDVVVQGSFSKAAEVRRVSQSAASQAVHALEKRLGAQLIDRSKRPFELTPAGAIYFDGCQQLLRSFEQVEERVRQAVGQTKSRVRIAAIYSVGLAQMHDYVEHFQFLYPDVMVTLDYLHPDEVYQRVYENQAELGLVSFPKEDKDLTSILWQEQPMVLVVPPSHELADRGQCPVSAIEDEPFVAFTSELVVRQKIDRWLRKAGVHVQLIHEFDNIENIKRAVEAEAGIAILPLPTVTKEVQDQSLKVVHLEEVEWFRPIGIIQRKQKSTPDVVSKFIEVLHEDPANFSNARRESAEVNASDEEKSSNRDAFSFGPLIARE, from the coding sequence ATGCATCTGCGTAATGCCGAGCTTTTCTGTGATGTCGTCGTACAAGGCAGCTTTTCCAAAGCTGCTGAGGTTCGTCGTGTGTCCCAGTCGGCAGCCAGTCAGGCCGTGCATGCCTTGGAAAAGCGACTGGGGGCACAACTGATCGATCGATCCAAGCGTCCCTTCGAACTGACACCGGCCGGTGCGATTTATTTTGACGGTTGCCAGCAGTTATTGAGATCGTTCGAGCAGGTTGAAGAGCGCGTACGGCAGGCTGTCGGTCAAACCAAAAGCCGAGTGAGGATCGCTGCGATTTACTCAGTCGGATTAGCACAAATGCATGATTATGTGGAGCACTTTCAGTTTCTTTATCCGGATGTCATGGTTACATTGGATTACCTGCATCCGGACGAAGTTTACCAGCGGGTTTATGAAAATCAGGCCGAACTGGGTTTAGTCTCCTTTCCGAAGGAGGACAAAGATCTCACCAGCATTCTGTGGCAGGAACAACCGATGGTTTTGGTGGTCCCTCCCAGTCATGAGCTGGCAGATCGGGGTCAGTGTCCGGTTAGCGCCATTGAAGATGAGCCGTTTGTGGCATTCACATCAGAATTAGTCGTTCGACAGAAGATAGATCGCTGGTTACGAAAAGCTGGTGTTCACGTACAGTTGATTCATGAGTTTGATAATATTGAAAACATTAAACGTGCCGTGGAAGCAGAAGCCGGCATTGCGATCCTGCCTTTGCCTACGGTGACGAAAGAAGTTCAGGATCAATCACTGAAAGTAGTGCACCTGGAAGAAGTCGAATGGTTTCGCCCGATTGGAATCATTCAAAGAAAACAGAAATCGACGCCCGATGTGGTGTCGAAGTTCATAGAAGTCTTGCATGAAGACCCCGCGAATTTCTCTAACGCTCGCAGAGAATCGGCTGAGGTGAATGCATCGGACGAAGAGAAATCTTCGAACCGGGATGCGTTTTCATTCGGTCCTTTGATAGCGCGAGAGTAA